A region from the Triticum urartu cultivar G1812 chromosome 1, Tu2.1, whole genome shotgun sequence genome encodes:
- the LOC125532464 gene encoding serine/threonine-protein kinase GRIK1-like — MSCCCCSCFGFLSKLHHRPAAGDSDGAPSKVLLLPRSSDGGSFYAGDNSSSFLGDESRSFYEREEEDYLLRQSDGDDEPPRKRSEDIILSRARNGFACRDSLVRDTRKLFRSEDETTGCKMINQYVHLGKIGAGSYGKVVKYRNIKDGRLYAIKVLSKPYMLKVRVVRSETAMTDVLREVSLMKMLDHPNIVNLIEVIDDPNTDKFYMVLEYVEGKMVCNNGIGLGEATSRKYLRDIVSGVMYLHSHNIIHGDIKPDNLLVTSTGNVKIGDFSVSQIFEDDDDMLWRSPGTPVFTAPECCQGSAYHGRTADTWAVGVTLYCMITGKYPFLGETLQETYDKIANDPVEIPGDTSPQLADLMQRLLYKDPGDRMTLQAVAAHPWVAGAEGPVPEFVCRCGFGRRNRSDSQEAVQ, encoded by the exons atgagctgctgctgctgcagctGCTTCGGCTTCCTCAGCAAGCTGcaccaccgccccgccgccggagACAGCGACGGCGCGCCGTCCAAGGTCCTGCTTTTGCCGAGGTCCAGCGACGGCGGCAGCTTCTACGCCGGGGACAACAGCAGCAGCTTCCTCGGCGACGAGAGCAGGAGCTTCTACGAGAGGGAAGAGGAGGACTACCTCCTCCGCCAGAGCGACGGCGACGACGAGCCGCCCCGCAAGCGGTCCGAGGACATCATACTCTCCCGGGCCCGGAACGGCTTCGCCTGCAGGGACAGCCTCGTCAGGGACACCAGGAAGCTCTTCCGCTCAGAG GACGAAACAACCGGCTGTAAGATGATCAACCAGTATGTTCACCTGGGCAAGATTGGTGCTGGGAGCTATGGCAAAGTG GTTAAATACCGAAACATCAAGGACGGAAGGTTATATGCAATAAAG GTGTTGAGTAAACCCTACATGTTGAAAGTGCGTGTTGTGCGGTCAGAAACGGCCATGACAGATGTTCTTCGGGAA GTATCCCTCATGAAAATGTTGGATCATCCCAATATAGTAAATCTCATTGAGGTGATTGACGACCCAAACACAGATAAATTCTACATGG TTCTTGAGTATGTTGAGGGGAAAATGGTGTGCAATAACGGCATAGGTTTAGGAGAAGCTACTTCCAGGAAGTACTTGCGGGATATTGTCTCTGGTGTTATGTATCTTCACTCTCAT AACATTATTCATGGTGATATTAAACCAGACAACCTCTTGGTCACAAGTACTGGCAATGTGAAGATAGGGGACTTCAGTGTTAGCCAGATATTTGAG GATGACGATGATATGCTTTGGAGGTCTCCGGGTACTCCAGTTTTCACTGCACCAGAGTGCTGTCAAG GTTCAGCCTACCATGGCAGAACAGCTGATACATGGGCAGTCGGTGTTACCCTGTATTGCATGATCACCGGGAAATATCCATTCCTTGGAGAAACTCTGCAGGAAACTTACGACAAG ATCGCCAATGATCCGGTGGAAATACCCGGCGACACGAGCCCCCAGCTCGCCGACTTGATGCAGAGGCTGCTCTACAAAG ATCCGGGAGATCGTATGACCCTGCAGGCCGTGGCCGCGCATCCCTGGGTCGCCGGGGCTGAGGGTCCGGTCCCTGAGTTTGTGTGTAGGTGCGGTTTCGGTCGCAGGAACAGGAGTGATTCGCAGGAGGCGGTGCAATAA